From the Hymenobacter yonginensis genome, one window contains:
- a CDS encoding glycosyltransferase family 8 protein: protein MRTSSPSIHVAIAFDQNYVTPVYVLLTSIFLNNAHNRIVVHAIETGLTALQREELQHYCAGYYSSISFYTLEERFASDFVLPPTLWWTASIYYRLMFPVLLPAEVEKFIYLDTDIIVLGQLQALFDTPMQGLPVAAVCDFVDSRPELGIVKPNSYFNSGVLLIDRIEWQKREITAKVLDFIGKNADKLVYPDQDALNAVLLESWMKLDTRFNTMYRDIPHEHPRKQLRQFLQNVVVLHFTTQHKPWAMLGENKLRSLYFDYLDKVPRKYRRRYDNFTWNRHKIRKMIEIRLSEWAIDYPALALGRRRK from the coding sequence GTGCGAACCAGTAGCCCAAGTATACACGTCGCCATAGCGTTCGACCAGAACTATGTGACCCCGGTGTATGTGCTGCTTACTTCGATCTTCCTTAATAATGCGCACAATAGGATTGTAGTCCACGCTATAGAAACGGGCCTGACGGCTTTGCAGCGGGAAGAGCTACAACACTATTGCGCGGGCTATTATAGCAGTATCAGCTTCTACACGCTGGAAGAGCGTTTTGCCAGCGACTTTGTGCTGCCGCCAACTCTTTGGTGGACGGCCTCCATTTATTATCGACTGATGTTTCCGGTGCTGTTGCCGGCGGAGGTAGAGAAATTCATCTACCTCGATACCGACATCATTGTATTAGGCCAGCTACAGGCGTTGTTCGATACTCCAATGCAGGGCCTGCCGGTAGCGGCCGTGTGCGATTTTGTTGATAGCAGACCGGAGCTGGGCATTGTTAAACCGAACTCCTACTTTAATTCGGGAGTGCTGCTTATCGACCGGATTGAGTGGCAGAAAAGGGAAATCACCGCCAAAGTACTCGACTTTATCGGCAAGAATGCCGATAAATTAGTGTACCCCGATCAGGATGCCCTGAATGCAGTACTGCTGGAGAGTTGGATGAAGCTGGATACTCGGTTCAATACGATGTATCGCGACATTCCGCATGAGCATCCACGTAAGCAATTACGGCAGTTTTTGCAAAATGTAGTTGTTCTGCATTTCACGACGCAGCATAAGCCCTGGGCCATGCTCGGCGAAAACAAGCTGCGGAGCCTCTATTTCGATTACCTCGATAAAGTGCCCAGAAAATATCGTCGGCGCTACGATAATTTTACCTGGAACCGGCATAAAATTCGGAAAATGATTGAGATACGGCTCAGTGAATGGGCAATTGATTATCCTGCTCTGGCATTAGGCCGGCGCCGGAAGTAA
- a CDS encoding DUF1919 domain-containing protein: protein MLLVVDKIASRIAGKRRFEARRRQVRLVRNKDFTVFSNDCWGAEVYKYLSFPFNTPFIGLFLMAPCYLEFLRNPKYYIAQELVFQDTSRYPEINKIRQANPYPLATLGDKVEISFLHYNSVEEAQEKWQRRAARINWDNLLVKLDGSKDGATPELLQEFEQMPYRRLLLVKEPVPTVKNAIVVSRYTTNGAHMFQNSMSNYDLVNWINTGNYSFTLASWIMHKLLGVGQ, encoded by the coding sequence ATGCTGCTAGTGGTTGATAAAATAGCAAGTCGCATTGCCGGCAAACGTCGGTTCGAGGCAAGACGCCGGCAGGTGCGTTTGGTTCGTAACAAGGACTTTACGGTATTTTCTAATGACTGCTGGGGCGCCGAAGTCTACAAGTATTTGTCTTTTCCGTTTAATACGCCTTTCATCGGCTTATTCTTAATGGCTCCATGCTATCTGGAATTTCTGCGCAATCCAAAGTATTATATAGCACAGGAGTTGGTTTTTCAGGATACTTCCCGCTACCCGGAAATCAACAAGATTCGCCAGGCGAATCCCTATCCGCTGGCTACGCTGGGCGATAAAGTCGAAATCAGCTTTTTGCACTACAATTCTGTGGAGGAAGCGCAGGAAAAGTGGCAGCGCCGGGCCGCACGTATCAACTGGGATAATCTGCTGGTAAAATTAGACGGCAGCAAAGATGGGGCAACGCCGGAGTTGCTACAGGAATTTGAGCAGATGCCTTACCGGCGTTTGCTGCTGGTGAAGGAGCCCGTGCCCACGGTGAAAAATGCCATAGTAGTAAGCCGCTACACGACCAACGGAGCACACATGTTCCAAAATTCTATGTCCAATTATGATTTGGTCAACTGGATCAATACGGGAAATTACAGCTTTACACTGGCAAGTTGGATCATGCACAAATTACTCGGAGTAGGTCAGTAG
- a CDS encoding glycosyltransferase family 2 protein has protein sequence MPTTKPPLVSVIIPVYNAGEYLRPAIDSILHQTFQDFELIIVDDCSRDESLAVARSYETDPRVTVLANEQNRGRSFTDNYGAEYARGKYIAKMDADDVALPHRLQTQVDFLEQNPTVGLTSSFMKCFGESDIVYEYPLSADAVRSFMLFNMPVANPTAFFRRSLLQEHGLRYDDTIQDTFGEDYEFIARLAQVTDIVNQPEILLHYRTLPQTLKADVHARRNAKSNQIRERQLRVFGIPFTERELHVHNTISYFPFTLGDITLAEVHAWLWKIHTFNQTRRYADPAAMLRCVAERWFLTCYLNPDKRVNSLREYRRQPLAQHHQVPAKLQGKFLLKSYVLRHL, from the coding sequence ATGCCTACCACAAAGCCGCCGCTCGTTTCCGTAATTATTCCCGTCTACAATGCCGGGGAATATTTGCGGCCCGCCATTGATAGTATCCTGCACCAGACCTTTCAAGACTTCGAGCTGATCATCGTCGACGACTGTTCCCGGGATGAAAGCCTGGCGGTGGCCCGCAGCTACGAAACCGATCCGCGCGTGACGGTGCTGGCCAACGAGCAGAACCGGGGGCGCTCCTTTACCGACAACTACGGCGCCGAGTACGCCCGCGGCAAGTACATTGCCAAGATGGACGCCGACGACGTGGCCCTGCCGCACCGGCTGCAAACCCAGGTCGATTTTCTGGAGCAGAACCCCACGGTGGGCCTCACCAGCAGCTTCATGAAGTGCTTCGGCGAGTCGGATATCGTGTATGAGTACCCGCTGTCGGCCGACGCGGTGCGCAGCTTTATGCTGTTCAACATGCCGGTGGCCAACCCCACGGCCTTTTTCCGCCGCTCCCTGCTGCAGGAGCACGGCCTGCGCTACGACGACACGATTCAGGACACGTTTGGCGAAGACTACGAGTTTATTGCCCGCCTCGCGCAGGTCACCGACATCGTGAATCAGCCCGAGATTCTGCTGCACTACCGCACCCTGCCCCAGACGCTGAAGGCCGACGTGCACGCCCGGCGCAACGCCAAGTCCAACCAGATTCGGGAACGGCAGCTGCGCGTGTTCGGCATTCCCTTCACGGAGCGGGAGCTGCACGTGCACAACACCATATCGTATTTCCCCTTCACCCTCGGCGACATTACCCTGGCCGAAGTGCACGCCTGGCTCTGGAAGATTCACACCTTCAACCAGACGCGCCGCTACGCCGACCCCGCCGCCATGCTGCGCTGCGTGGCCGAGCGGTGGTTTCTGACCTGCTACCTCAACCCCGACAAGCGCGTCAACTCCCTGCGCGAATACCGGCGCCAGCCCCTGGCCCAACACCACCAAGTGCCGGCCAAGCTCCAAGGTAAATTTCTGCTGAAAAGCTACGTGCTGCGGCATTTATAA
- a CDS encoding glycosyltransferase, protein MTNSSTPARKNILLLIPQLTYGGAERVFHDHGQQLARHHHVVECVFDSNTDVAFPTANTLVALDVPAGTGLVGKLRSFVGRIQRVKQLKREHRIDVCISHLEGADYLNLLSKGPEQVLLCIHNSKRHDPNIRGALGWVRRRLLMPLLYRSADRIVPVSRDLRQELIDMFGLAPQKVQTINNFFDVEGIRHRSQEPLLPGEQKLFDEHPVLITAGRLAREKNQTALLEVLSTMRAGGQHTAKLVLLGDGPLRAELLQRCQELGLRAWQVWNEAHMTADYDVYFLGFQSNPFQYIARASVSLLSSSTEGFPMALCEAMACGVPVASTDCPTGPREILAPQTPASDYARAPEWAEFGLLLPLLGAGPALAHSAPVWAATLTGLLADQKKRTYYAAQAYRRVQDFAPGKIMQQWEALLNQPST, encoded by the coding sequence ATGACGAACTCCTCGACGCCCGCGCGTAAAAATATTCTGCTGCTCATTCCTCAGCTCACCTACGGCGGGGCCGAGCGGGTTTTCCACGACCACGGCCAGCAGCTGGCCCGGCACCACCACGTGGTCGAGTGCGTGTTCGACAGCAACACGGACGTCGCCTTTCCCACGGCCAATACCCTGGTGGCCCTGGACGTGCCCGCCGGTACCGGTTTGGTGGGTAAGCTGCGCAGCTTCGTGGGCCGCATTCAGCGGGTGAAGCAGCTCAAACGTGAGCACCGCATCGACGTGTGCATCAGCCACCTGGAAGGCGCCGACTACCTGAACCTGCTCAGCAAAGGCCCCGAGCAGGTGCTCTTGTGCATTCATAACTCCAAGCGCCACGACCCCAACATCCGGGGGGCGCTGGGCTGGGTGCGCCGCCGCCTGCTGATGCCCTTGCTCTACCGCTCCGCCGACCGTATCGTGCCCGTGAGCCGCGACCTGCGCCAGGAGCTGATTGATATGTTTGGCCTGGCGCCGCAGAAGGTGCAGACCATCAACAACTTCTTCGACGTGGAAGGCATCCGGCACCGCAGTCAGGAGCCGCTGCTGCCCGGCGAGCAAAAGCTGTTCGACGAGCACCCCGTGCTGATTACGGCCGGCCGCCTGGCCCGCGAAAAAAACCAGACGGCCCTGCTGGAAGTGCTCAGCACCATGCGCGCCGGCGGGCAGCATACGGCCAAGCTGGTGCTGCTCGGCGACGGGCCCCTGCGCGCCGAGCTGCTGCAGCGCTGCCAGGAGCTGGGGCTGCGCGCCTGGCAGGTGTGGAACGAGGCGCACATGACGGCCGACTACGACGTGTATTTTTTGGGCTTTCAGAGCAACCCGTTCCAGTACATTGCCCGGGCGTCGGTGTCGCTGCTCTCCTCGTCTACCGAAGGGTTTCCGATGGCACTCTGCGAGGCTATGGCCTGCGGCGTGCCCGTCGCCTCGACCGACTGCCCCACGGGCCCGCGCGAGATTCTGGCGCCCCAAACCCCGGCCAGCGACTACGCCCGCGCGCCGGAGTGGGCCGAGTTTGGCTTGCTGCTGCCCTTGCTGGGCGCGGGGCCGGCCCTGGCCCACAGCGCGCCCGTGTGGGCCGCGACCCTGACGGGGCTGTTAGCCGATCAGAAGAAACGTACGTACTATGCCGCGCAAGCGTACCGTCGGGTGCAGGATTTTGCTCCCGGCAAAATTATGCAGCAGTGGGAAGCGCTGCTTAACCAACCAAGCACATAA
- a CDS encoding glycosyltransferase family protein has protein sequence MKLRHVIIYVYNSFNDPLFKGNLLLFLQHVGRQQPDLRLHLITYEQQDYALSEEQAAHVRADLATYNIEWHPLQWHSGSFKLLKKAYDLLVGLLLVLKLRIGVGARSISGLGTVAGSFAFMMAKLLGLRYYGYQYEPHSEFMLDCNVWPESSMAYRGLHYMERLSGMHADILSTGTVHMVRRMQEWGTSAKVYKLPSCVDETNIYFRPEGRARIRTQYNIPADKQVILYLGKFGGIYYDREIAVLFRVFQQRNPGLFFLIVSPDAPAHIAALMQAEGLPEASYTITRSPYEQVQDYISAADFGVVAVPSQPSQKFRSPIKVGEYLCCGLPYLVCAGVSEDDLVAEKYGVGIVVSGFTEAEATRVYPQVEALLNREKTQLRQQCREAGIAYRGLSQYLATADTIFAQL, from the coding sequence ATGAAACTGCGTCACGTCATTATCTACGTCTACAATAGCTTTAACGACCCGTTGTTTAAAGGCAATCTGCTGTTGTTTCTGCAGCACGTCGGCCGGCAGCAACCCGACCTGCGGCTGCACCTTATCACCTACGAGCAGCAGGATTACGCCCTGAGCGAAGAGCAGGCCGCGCACGTGCGGGCCGATCTGGCGACCTACAACATTGAGTGGCACCCGCTCCAATGGCATTCGGGTAGCTTCAAGCTGCTAAAGAAAGCCTATGATCTGCTGGTGGGGTTGCTGCTAGTACTCAAGCTGCGAATCGGAGTGGGCGCGCGTAGCATCAGCGGGCTGGGTACGGTGGCGGGCTCATTTGCCTTCATGATGGCTAAGTTACTGGGACTGCGCTACTACGGCTACCAGTACGAGCCCCACAGCGAGTTTATGCTCGACTGTAACGTATGGCCCGAATCAAGCATGGCGTACCGGGGGCTGCACTACATGGAGCGCCTCAGTGGGATGCACGCCGATATTCTATCGACCGGCACTGTGCATATGGTGCGGCGAATGCAGGAATGGGGTACGTCGGCGAAAGTGTACAAGCTGCCGAGTTGCGTCGACGAAACCAATATTTACTTCCGCCCCGAGGGCCGGGCGCGGATTCGCACCCAGTACAACATCCCGGCTGATAAGCAGGTGATTCTGTACTTGGGCAAGTTTGGCGGCATTTACTATGATCGGGAAATTGCCGTGCTGTTCCGGGTGTTCCAGCAGCGGAATCCCGGCCTATTCTTCCTGATCGTGTCGCCCGACGCTCCGGCCCACATTGCCGCCCTGATGCAGGCCGAAGGGCTACCCGAAGCCAGCTATACCATCACCCGCAGCCCCTACGAGCAGGTGCAGGACTACATTTCCGCCGCCGACTTCGGCGTGGTGGCCGTTCCGTCGCAGCCGTCCCAGAAGTTCCGCTCGCCCATTAAAGTAGGGGAGTACCTGTGCTGCGGCCTGCCGTACCTGGTGTGCGCCGGGGTGTCGGAAGACGACCTGGTGGCCGAGAAGTACGGCGTAGGGATCGTGGTCAGCGGCTTTACCGAGGCCGAAGCGACGCGCGTGTATCCGCAGGTAGAGGCGCTGCTGAACCGGGAGAAAACCCAGCTTCGGCAGCAGTGCCGCGAGGCCGGTATTGCCTACCGGGGCTTGAGCCAGTACCTTGCCACGGCCGATACCATTTTTGCCCAGCTGTAG
- a CDS encoding 2OG-Fe(II) oxygenase → MYDGFFRPDAAEQILEAYPDVTTGNWDGTTYINQKNKFALTKFGAEHPLLQQVFDEFNGEKFLHMVEDITGIPELLGDDELFGGGLHQSVTGAFLDVHVDFNYHQTTKYHRRMNAIVYMNKDWKDEYNGYLELWGMKKKKQLENVAPMFNRCVIFETNEVSFHGHPKPLAA, encoded by the coding sequence GTGTACGATGGTTTCTTCCGCCCTGATGCCGCTGAGCAGATTCTGGAAGCCTACCCTGACGTGACGACCGGCAACTGGGACGGCACCACCTACATCAACCAGAAAAATAAGTTTGCCCTCACCAAGTTCGGCGCCGAGCATCCCTTGCTGCAGCAGGTGTTCGACGAGTTCAACGGCGAGAAGTTCCTGCACATGGTAGAGGACATCACCGGCATTCCCGAGCTGCTGGGCGATGACGAGCTGTTCGGCGGCGGCCTGCACCAGTCCGTCACCGGTGCTTTCCTCGACGTGCACGTGGACTTCAACTACCACCAGACCACCAAATACCACCGGCGTATGAATGCCATCGTGTACATGAACAAGGACTGGAAGGACGAGTACAACGGCTACTTGGAGTTGTGGGGCATGAAGAAAAAGAAGCAGCTGGAAAACGTGGCCCCCATGTTCAACCGCTGCGTTATTTTCGAAACCAACGAGGTTTCCTTCCACGGCCACCCCAAGCCCCTGGCGGCCTAA
- a CDS encoding GDP-L-fucose synthase family protein, with translation MELSARIYVAGHRGMVGSALLRRLQQTGYHNLVVRTSQELDLRNQAAVEAFFSLERPDYVLLAAAKVGGIVANNTYRADFLYDNLMIQNNVIKQSHAHGVRKLLFLGSSCIYPKLAPQPIKEEYLLAGPLEFTNEPYALAKIAGLKLCEAYRAQYGCNFIAAMPTNLYGPGDNYDLQTSHVLPALMRKFHEARERNLKAVEIWGTGTPRREFLHVDDLAKACLHLMVHYNEAEPVNIGTGEDLTIKDLAMLIKEVTGYTGAIYYDISKPDGTPRKLLDVSKMQALGWHYSIGLREGIESVYTSTYTQMLTRKGSTKDSITA, from the coding sequence ATGGAACTAAGCGCCAGAATATACGTGGCCGGCCACCGGGGTATGGTAGGCTCTGCGCTTTTGCGCCGCCTGCAACAGACGGGTTACCATAACCTAGTTGTGCGTACATCGCAGGAGTTAGATTTGCGCAATCAAGCTGCCGTGGAGGCATTTTTCTCTCTAGAAAGACCAGACTATGTGTTGCTTGCAGCAGCGAAGGTAGGCGGCATTGTGGCCAACAATACCTACCGTGCCGATTTTTTGTATGATAACTTGATGATTCAGAATAACGTCATCAAGCAAAGCCATGCCCATGGTGTTAGGAAACTGTTGTTTCTGGGGTCCTCGTGCATATATCCCAAACTGGCACCACAGCCCATCAAAGAGGAATATCTGCTTGCGGGTCCGCTGGAGTTTACCAATGAGCCTTACGCACTGGCTAAAATAGCGGGGTTAAAACTCTGCGAAGCATACCGGGCTCAATATGGCTGCAACTTTATAGCAGCAATGCCCACTAACTTGTATGGGCCCGGAGACAACTATGATCTGCAGACCTCTCATGTGCTGCCAGCGCTGATGCGCAAATTCCACGAGGCACGGGAGCGCAATCTGAAGGCGGTAGAAATATGGGGAACCGGCACCCCGCGCCGTGAGTTTCTACATGTTGATGACTTGGCAAAAGCCTGCCTGCATCTGATGGTGCATTACAATGAGGCTGAGCCGGTAAATATTGGTACTGGTGAAGACCTGACAATCAAGGATCTGGCTATGCTAATAAAAGAGGTAACCGGCTATACTGGCGCGATTTACTATGATATCTCAAAGCCTGATGGAACACCTCGCAAGCTATTGGATGTGAGTAAGATGCAGGCCCTTGGCTGGCATTATTCTATTGGCTTACGAGAAGGAATAGAAAGCGTTTACACGAGTACATATACGCAGATGCTCACCAGAAAGGGAAGCACCAAGGATTCAATTACAGCTTAA
- the gmd gene encoding GDP-mannose 4,6-dehydratase, whose amino-acid sequence MNKRALITGITGQDGTYLAELLLSKGYEVHGIKRRSSLINTERIDHLYQDPHEEQVRFTLHYGDLTDSTNLIRIIQEVQPDEIYNLGAMSHVKVSFDTPEYTADVDGMGTLRLLEAVRILGLTHKTRLYQASTSELYGLVQEVPQRETTPFYPRSPYAVAKLYGYWITVNYREAYGMYACNGILFNHESPLRGETFVTRKITRAAARIALGLQEELYLGNLDAKRDWGHAKDYVEAMWRMLQQDKPEDYVIATGVTTTVREFVRLAFAEAGIDVLFDGEGITERGIIIACHKAEYQLPIGSVVVRIDERYFRPTEVELLIGDPAKAKAQLHWEPAYDLQALVGEMMQADLSLFRREAYLRAGGHLVHAAFAD is encoded by the coding sequence ATGAATAAACGCGCACTCATCACCGGTATCACTGGCCAAGACGGGACGTACCTGGCAGAACTTTTACTCAGCAAAGGCTATGAGGTTCACGGCATAAAACGCCGTTCGTCTCTGATCAACACCGAGCGGATTGATCATCTTTACCAAGACCCACACGAAGAGCAGGTGCGCTTCACCCTGCATTATGGGGACCTTACGGACTCAACCAACCTGATTCGCATTATACAGGAGGTGCAGCCTGATGAGATTTATAATCTCGGCGCCATGTCGCACGTCAAGGTATCGTTTGACACACCTGAGTATACTGCCGATGTAGACGGCATGGGCACCTTGCGCCTGCTGGAGGCAGTGCGCATTCTTGGACTCACGCATAAGACTCGCCTTTACCAAGCCAGTACCTCAGAGCTGTACGGCTTAGTACAAGAAGTACCACAGCGTGAAACTACCCCATTCTACCCTCGTTCGCCCTATGCCGTAGCCAAGCTTTACGGCTACTGGATTACCGTCAACTATCGCGAAGCTTACGGCATGTACGCCTGCAATGGCATCCTGTTCAACCACGAAAGCCCATTGCGCGGCGAAACCTTCGTAACGCGCAAAATCACGCGGGCAGCTGCCCGTATCGCCTTGGGCCTCCAGGAGGAGCTATATCTAGGTAATCTGGATGCTAAGCGCGACTGGGGCCATGCCAAAGATTATGTGGAAGCGATGTGGCGCATGCTTCAGCAGGACAAACCTGAGGACTATGTTATTGCTACTGGCGTCACAACAACGGTGCGCGAGTTTGTGCGGCTGGCCTTCGCGGAGGCAGGAATCGATGTGTTATTTGACGGTGAAGGGATTACCGAGCGGGGTATCATAATTGCCTGTCATAAGGCTGAATATCAGCTACCAATAGGCTCTGTCGTTGTTCGCATTGATGAACGATATTTCCGTCCCACGGAGGTTGAACTGCTTATCGGCGACCCGGCAAAAGCAAAAGCACAATTGCACTGGGAACCCGCGTACGACCTCCAGGCCTTGGTTGGCGAAATGATGCAGGCTGACCTATCGCTGTTTCGCCGTGAGGCCTATCTGCGGGCGGGCGGCCACCTAGTTCACGCTGCCTTCGCCGACTGA
- a CDS encoding WbqC family protein, whose amino-acid sequence MPKRVAILQSNYIPWKGYFDLLNSVDDFIFYDEVQYTKNDWRNRNRIKTAQGVQWMTIPVRQERLTQKISETQVSDPAWGARHWRTLAQAYARAPYFAQYRPELERLYADEETRLSAINQRFIRAIQGWLGSETRLHSAADFAVDGDRTARLVQLVQAVRGTEYVSGPAASAYLDAEQFARVGIALTWMSYEGYPEYPQLHSSFEHRVSVLDLLLNTGPAARRYMLSFPESRSL is encoded by the coding sequence ATGCCAAAGCGCGTCGCCATCCTGCAGTCCAACTACATTCCCTGGAAAGGCTATTTTGACCTGCTCAACAGCGTCGATGACTTCATCTTTTATGATGAGGTGCAGTACACCAAAAATGACTGGCGCAACCGCAACCGCATCAAAACGGCGCAGGGCGTGCAATGGATGACCATACCGGTGCGGCAGGAACGGCTCACGCAGAAAATCAGCGAAACACAGGTTTCTGACCCTGCCTGGGGGGCACGACACTGGCGCACACTGGCGCAGGCGTACGCTCGAGCTCCGTACTTTGCGCAGTACCGGCCTGAGTTGGAGAGACTGTATGCTGATGAGGAAACGCGGCTAAGCGCCATCAACCAGCGCTTTATCCGGGCCATTCAGGGATGGCTGGGGAGCGAAACCCGGCTGCATTCGGCGGCTGATTTTGCCGTGGATGGCGACCGGACGGCACGGCTGGTGCAATTGGTACAGGCAGTGAGAGGCACCGAGTACGTGTCGGGTCCGGCCGCCAGCGCGTATCTTGATGCCGAACAGTTTGCCCGGGTGGGCATAGCCCTAACCTGGATGAGCTACGAAGGATACCCCGAATACCCCCAGCTGCACAGTTCATTCGAGCACCGCGTAAGCGTATTGGATCTGTTGCTTAATACGGGGCCCGCTGCCCGTCGGTACATGTTGTCGTTTCCAGAAAGCCGGTCCTTATGA
- a CDS encoding glycosyltransferase family 2 protein — translation MTSPDYSVVVPVYQGQATLLPLGRQLRDFFDAHAYSYELIFVHDCGPDDSWRVIRELREEWGGEIVRAVRLARNFGQHNALLCGFRHARGRFFITLDEDLQHTPADIALLIRRQQEADYDVVYGCYEARQHSGLRNLSSQLLRRLLRAGIPDLHPDYSPFRLLKASVGRHCLEMRNSYTFLDGYLTWVTANVGSVPVSHSSRAVGQSAYTLRKLLRHSLNIFVTFSDAPVRLLTYASVLVFLLTTCYSAYILLRKLLYNDLLPGFASLIIAIGVGVGLLLLGMGILGEYIHQINLKTTRRPNFVEAETLD, via the coding sequence ATGACGTCGCCCGACTACTCCGTGGTGGTGCCCGTGTACCAGGGCCAGGCTACGCTGCTGCCGCTGGGACGGCAGCTGCGGGATTTTTTCGACGCGCACGCCTACTCCTACGAGTTGATTTTTGTGCATGACTGCGGGCCCGACGACTCGTGGCGCGTGATACGGGAGCTGCGGGAGGAGTGGGGAGGCGAAATAGTGCGGGCCGTGCGGCTGGCGCGCAATTTTGGGCAGCACAACGCTCTGCTCTGCGGTTTCCGGCACGCGCGCGGTCGGTTTTTCATCACCCTCGATGAAGACCTGCAGCATACTCCGGCCGACATTGCGCTGCTCATCCGGCGGCAGCAGGAGGCCGACTACGACGTGGTGTACGGCTGCTACGAAGCGCGCCAGCATTCCGGGCTGCGCAATCTGTCGTCGCAGCTGTTGCGGCGGCTGCTGCGTGCCGGCATCCCCGACCTGCACCCCGACTACTCGCCGTTCCGGCTGCTGAAAGCCAGTGTAGGGCGGCACTGCCTGGAAATGCGCAACTCCTACACGTTCCTGGATGGCTACCTGACCTGGGTGACGGCCAATGTGGGGAGCGTGCCGGTGTCGCATAGCTCACGGGCGGTAGGCCAGAGTGCTTACACGCTCCGCAAGCTGCTGCGCCACTCGCTCAACATCTTTGTTACATTCTCCGATGCGCCGGTGCGGCTGCTCACCTACGCTTCAGTGCTGGTCTTCTTGCTGACCACGTGCTACTCGGCCTATATTCTGCTGCGGAAGCTGCTCTACAACGACTTGCTGCCGGGCTTCGCCTCGCTGATCATTGCCATTGGTGTCGGGGTGGGGCTGCTGCTGCTGGGAATGGGAATTTTGGGCGAGTACATCCATCAGATCAACCTCAAAACCACACGCCGGCCCAATTTCGTGGAAGCCGAGACGCTTGATTAG
- a CDS encoding NeuD/PglB/VioB family sugar acetyltransferase — MPGRKPRIAIVGAGALGQQMAQHLRQQGRGVAGFFDDTHHTAATAEGPVLGPLTAVAAAYAAGCFEELLLGIGYRHMARRQQLFEELQAAGIPFGQFIHPSAYVDPSVQLGPGVFISPGCVLDLNVVLHANVLLYTGCVVAHDTQIGPHSLLAPGVRLAGCVQVGARCFLGVGTTVIDSLVLGADVRTGGGSVVIDSLPEPGTYVGVPARRLR, encoded by the coding sequence ATGCCTGGACGGAAGCCCCGTATTGCCATAGTAGGAGCCGGCGCGCTGGGCCAGCAGATGGCGCAGCACCTGCGCCAGCAGGGGCGTGGCGTGGCGGGGTTTTTTGACGACACGCACCACACGGCTGCCACCGCCGAAGGGCCGGTGCTGGGGCCGCTGACGGCGGTGGCGGCGGCATATGCGGCCGGCTGCTTCGAGGAGCTGCTGCTCGGCATTGGCTACCGGCACATGGCGCGGCGACAGCAGTTGTTTGAAGAGCTACAGGCGGCCGGTATTCCATTCGGGCAGTTCATCCATCCCAGCGCGTACGTCGACCCGAGTGTACAGCTTGGGCCGGGCGTGTTCATCTCGCCGGGCTGTGTGCTCGATTTGAACGTGGTGCTGCACGCCAACGTGCTGCTGTATACGGGCTGCGTAGTGGCGCACGATACCCAGATAGGCCCGCACTCGTTGCTGGCTCCCGGCGTGCGGCTGGCCGGCTGCGTGCAGGTGGGCGCCCGGTGCTTCCTGGGAGTCGGCACCACGGTTATCGACTCGCTGGTGCTGGGCGCCGATGTGCGCACGGGGGGCGGCAGCGTAGTGATTGACAGCCTGCCCGAGCCGGGAACCTACGTGGGCGTGCCGGCCCGGCGGCTGCGGTAG